One genomic segment of Manis pentadactyla isolate mManPen7 chromosome 1, mManPen7.hap1, whole genome shotgun sequence includes these proteins:
- the POLR2H gene encoding DNA-directed RNA polymerases I, II, and III subunit RPABC3 isoform X1, producing MAGILFEDIFDVKDIDPEGKKFDRVSRLHCESESFKMDLILDVNIQIYPVDLGDKFRLVIASTLYEDGTLDDGEYNPTDDRPSRADQFEYVMYGKVYRIEGDETSTEAATRLSAYVSYGGLLMRLQGDANNLHGFEVDSRVYLLMKKLAF from the exons ATGGCGGGCATCCTGTTTGAGGATATTTTTGATGTGAAAGATATTGACCCGGAGGGCAAGAAGTTTGACCGAG TGTCTCGACTGCATTGTGAGAGTGAATCTTTCAAGATGGACCTAATCTTAGATGTAAACATTCAGATTTACCCTGTAGACTTGG GTGACAAGTTCCGGTTGGTCATAGCCAGTACCCTGTATGAAGATGGTACCCTGGATGATGGTGAATACAACCCCACAGATGATAGGCCTTCCAG GGCTGACCAATTTGAGTATGTAATGTATGGGAAAGTGTACAGAATTGAGGGAGATGAAACTTCTACTGAAGCAGCAACACGTCT CTCTGCCTACGTCTCCTATGGGGGCCTGCTCATGAGGCTGCAGGGTGATGCCAACAACCTGCATGGGTTTGAAGTGGATTCCAGAGTTTATCTCCTGATGAAGAAACTGGCCTTCTGA
- the POLR2H gene encoding DNA-directed RNA polymerases I, II, and III subunit RPABC3 isoform X2, whose protein sequence is MDLILDVNIQIYPVDLGDKFRLVIASTLYEDGTLDDGEYNPTDDRPSRADQFEYVMYGKVYRIEGDETSTEAATRLSAYVSYGGLLMRLQGDANNLHGFEVDSRVYLLMKKLAF, encoded by the exons ATGGACCTAATCTTAGATGTAAACATTCAGATTTACCCTGTAGACTTGG GTGACAAGTTCCGGTTGGTCATAGCCAGTACCCTGTATGAAGATGGTACCCTGGATGATGGTGAATACAACCCCACAGATGATAGGCCTTCCAG GGCTGACCAATTTGAGTATGTAATGTATGGGAAAGTGTACAGAATTGAGGGAGATGAAACTTCTACTGAAGCAGCAACACGTCT CTCTGCCTACGTCTCCTATGGGGGCCTGCTCATGAGGCTGCAGGGTGATGCCAACAACCTGCATGGGTTTGAAGTGGATTCCAGAGTTTATCTCCTGATGAAGAAACTGGCCTTCTGA